A single Ignavibacteriales bacterium DNA region contains:
- a CDS encoding polysaccharide biosynthesis protein translates to MTELFKNKILLITGGTGSFGNAVLRKFLATDIKEIRIFSRDEKKQDDMRLFYQNDKIKYFIGDVRNKQSVDYAMRGVDFVFHAAALKQVPSCEFFPIEAVNTNIIGTQNVIDSAIDCNVEKIIVLSTDKAVYPVNAMGISKALAEKVMVARSRENSHKTILCGTRYGNVMASRGSVIPLFVNQIKTGQPLTITEPQMTRYMMTLEDAVDLVLFAFEHGNSGDLFVQKSPAATVKIVADALLEMYNAKNPIQIIGIRHGEKIFETLVSREEMVKAEDYGNYYRIPADTRDLNYNKFFSEGESKIFTTEDYTSHNTKLLTLDETKELLLKLRFIRQDVLSEKLSEIYAP, encoded by the coding sequence ATGACTGAATTATTTAAGAATAAGATTTTATTAATTACAGGGGGAACAGGCTCCTTTGGCAATGCGGTACTGAGAAAATTTCTAGCGACAGATATAAAAGAAATCCGGATATTCAGCCGTGATGAAAAAAAGCAGGACGATATGCGCCTGTTTTATCAGAATGATAAAATTAAGTATTTTATTGGAGATGTAAGAAACAAACAGTCTGTTGATTACGCAATGAGAGGGGTGGATTTTGTGTTTCATGCAGCAGCTCTCAAACAGGTGCCATCGTGTGAATTTTTTCCAATAGAAGCAGTAAATACAAATATCATTGGTACACAAAATGTTATCGATTCTGCGATTGATTGTAATGTAGAAAAGATAATAGTTCTTAGCACAGATAAAGCAGTTTATCCGGTTAATGCAATGGGAATATCAAAAGCATTGGCGGAAAAAGTAATGGTTGCCCGTTCCAGAGAAAATAGCCATAAGACAATACTATGCGGCACTCGGTATGGTAATGTTATGGCTTCCCGTGGATCAGTTATACCTTTATTTGTAAATCAGATTAAAACCGGACAACCGCTTACAATCACCGAACCGCAAATGACCCGCTACATGATGACTCTGGAGGATGCGGTTGATCTGGTTCTTTTTGCTTTTGAACATGGAAATTCAGGGGATCTTTTTGTACAAAAATCTCCGGCAGCTACTGTAAAAATAGTTGCTGATGCATTGCTCGAAATGTATAACGCAAAGAACCCTATACAAATTATTGGCATTCGCCATGGTGAAAAAATTTTTGAAACATTGGTTAGCAGGGAAGAAATGGTGAAAGCTGAAGATTATGGCAATTATTATCGGATTCCTGCTGATACAAGGGATCTTAACTATAATAAGTTTTTCTCGGAAGGCGAATCAAAAATTTTCACTACCGAAGATTACACTTCCCACAATACAAAATTACTTACCCTTGATGAAACGAAAGAACTGTTGTTAAAACTTCGGTTTATTCGTCAGGATGTGCTTAGCGAGAAACTATCAGAAATCTACGCCCCCTAA
- a CDS encoding SDR family oxidoreductase yields MKILVTGGAGFIGSNLVDYFLAQGYEVVCFDNLSTGYEKNIAHNFGNPRFMFINGDIRNLSDCQRAVEGCDYVSHQAALGSVPRSIKDPITTNAVNIDGFINMLVAARDAGVKRFVYAASSSTYGDSKKLPKVEHEIGKPLSPYAITKYVNELYADIFARTYDMRCVGLRYFNVFGRRQDPNGAYAAVIPLWVKLLINHERPVINGDGLYSRDFTYIDNVIQSNERALFAPSENFLNNEEHSADGGAKNEDKAEPFSEVFNIAFGGNTTLNQLFAALRDNLARFDQTIKSIEPVYGPFREGDIPHSQASIAKAEKMLGYKPEFDAAKGFELAAEWYFDNLKTG; encoded by the coding sequence TTGAAGATATTAGTTACCGGCGGTGCCGGATTTATTGGGAGCAATCTCGTAGATTACTTCCTTGCGCAAGGATATGAGGTCGTCTGCTTTGATAATCTGAGCACCGGTTACGAAAAGAATATTGCTCATAATTTTGGCAATCCTAGATTCATGTTTATTAATGGTGATATACGCAATCTCTCAGACTGTCAGAGAGCGGTTGAGGGGTGTGATTATGTTTCCCATCAGGCAGCTCTGGGGTCTGTACCCCGTTCAATAAAAGACCCGATTACTACAAATGCAGTAAATATTGATGGCTTTATTAATATGCTGGTTGCAGCCCGGGATGCCGGAGTAAAGCGGTTTGTTTATGCTGCTAGTTCAAGCACCTATGGTGACTCGAAAAAGCTTCCTAAGGTTGAACATGAAATAGGGAAACCCCTGTCACCTTATGCAATCACCAAATATGTCAATGAACTCTATGCTGATATCTTTGCCAGAACATACGACATGCGGTGCGTCGGGCTTCGGTATTTTAATGTATTCGGAAGGCGGCAGGACCCAAACGGAGCGTATGCAGCAGTGATACCTTTATGGGTAAAGCTGCTGATCAACCATGAAAGACCGGTCATTAATGGAGACGGTTTATACAGCCGTGATTTTACCTATATCGATAATGTAATCCAGTCAAACGAAAGAGCTTTGTTCGCTCCATCTGAAAACTTCCTGAACAATGAAGAGCATTCTGCAGACGGGGGTGCGAAAAATGAAGACAAGGCAGAACCTTTCTCAGAAGTTTTTAATATTGCTTTTGGAGGAAATACAACTCTGAATCAGTTGTTTGCTGCTCTTAGGGATAATCTTGCGCGGTTTGATCAGACAATCAAATCCATTGAACCGGTTTATGGACCGTTCCGTGAAGGGGATATTCCTCACTCACAGGCAAGTATTGCAAAAGCTGAAAAGATGCTGGGATACAAACCGGAGTTTGATGCCGCAAAGGGATTTGAACTTGCGGCTGAATGGTATTTTGACAATCTGAAAACAGGGTAA
- a CDS encoding O-antigen ligase family protein, whose protein sequence is MLIIFASLFSLLSEIPSDGWTAGNAKGFMGLFSHQNSLGAILLFTFPGWLYLHLLIEDKKASEDSGKFSFLFRYTYPRSFKYFFAAGFVLNILLLTLTHSRASILFLFVMLSLYLFLLYRKNVKRLAIGSALLILMFFSVSAVNPVLVKNSLLGNSEKAATNIQEEQVPPKLWGKTWYSFWYKGDDTPYSTRQHIFADSWKAAQIGGLFGIGYGISHPNIKNNAAGSRFDESGRYIREKGNSFLAMVEEVGGVGLGLFLLPVFFFFRFFFYNSGELFSYPKLSIFLLLILFTHAQFEAWMTGVHSPLLFVYICLSASFQTQSYLLLE, encoded by the coding sequence GTGCTGATAATTTTTGCTTCACTCTTTTCATTGTTGAGCGAAATCCCTTCAGATGGCTGGACAGCGGGAAATGCAAAAGGATTCATGGGGCTGTTCTCACATCAGAACTCGTTGGGTGCAATACTTCTGTTTACGTTTCCGGGGTGGTTATACCTCCATTTGTTAATTGAGGACAAAAAAGCATCGGAAGATTCAGGAAAATTTTCCTTTCTTTTTCGGTATACCTATCCCAGAAGTTTTAAGTATTTTTTTGCAGCGGGTTTTGTGTTGAATATTCTGCTGCTAACACTTACCCACTCGCGGGCAAGTATTCTTTTTCTTTTTGTGATGCTGTCGCTTTACTTGTTTCTGCTTTACAGGAAAAATGTTAAAAGGCTTGCGATCGGTTCTGCTTTACTGATTTTAATGTTCTTTTCAGTTTCGGCTGTAAATCCTGTTTTGGTTAAGAATAGTCTTTTAGGCAATTCAGAAAAAGCTGCAACAAATATTCAGGAGGAGCAGGTTCCCCCGAAACTATGGGGTAAAACTTGGTATTCGTTTTGGTACAAAGGTGATGATACTCCTTATTCAACCCGGCAGCATATCTTTGCGGATAGCTGGAAGGCAGCTCAGATTGGCGGACTTTTTGGTATTGGCTATGGGATCAGTCACCCTAATATAAAGAACAATGCTGCCGGCAGCAGATTTGATGAAAGTGGCAGATATATTAGAGAAAAGGGAAATAGCTTTTTGGCTATGGTAGAGGAAGTGGGGGGTGTTGGGTTAGGTTTATTTTTATTGCCTGTTTTCTTTTTTTTTCGGTTTTTCTTTTATAATTCAGGAGAACTTTTCTCGTACCCAAAACTATCAATTTTTCTTCTTTTGATTCTCTTTACGCACGCCCAGTTCGAGGCATGGATGACAGGGGTGCATTCACCCTTGCTATTTGTATACATATGTTTATCCGCATCTTTTCAAACCCAGAGTTATCTTTTGCTTGAATAA
- a CDS encoding NAD-dependent epimerase/dehydratase family protein has translation MKKQVLVTGGAGFLGINLIRYLLAKGYSVASLDFVPFDYPDCRDSILSVQGDIRNPKDIQQAMNGADMVVHCAAALPLYSENDIYTTDVEGTRLLLEHAFNRDKPVERFIHISSTAVYGIPDHHPLYEDDKLDGVGPYGKAKIQAEEECLIYRKKGFCVPILRPKSFIGPERLGVFALFYDWAKDGHGFPMIGSGNNRYQLLDVEDLCEAVYKTMTLDTETVNDTFNIGAKEFTTMKEDYQAVLDEAGFGKKITGLPEKPVIYTLRLLEALKLSPLYKWVYETASKDSFVSIEKAEKKLSFAPKYSNKDALIRNYKWYLENLDKFKGESGISHRLPWKQGILSLAKKFF, from the coding sequence ATGAAAAAACAGGTTCTTGTAACAGGTGGAGCTGGCTTCCTGGGGATCAACCTCATCCGATACCTACTCGCAAAAGGCTACTCTGTAGCGTCGCTGGATTTTGTCCCTTTTGACTATCCCGACTGCCGCGATAGCATCCTTTCGGTCCAAGGGGATATCAGAAATCCGAAAGATATACAGCAGGCAATGAACGGTGCTGATATGGTAGTTCACTGCGCGGCTGCCCTCCCGCTTTATTCAGAAAACGATATATATACTACCGATGTTGAAGGCACCCGGCTGCTGCTGGAACATGCCTTTAACAGAGACAAACCCGTGGAACGCTTTATTCATATTTCATCCACGGCAGTCTATGGTATTCCGGACCATCATCCGCTGTATGAGGATGACAAACTTGACGGAGTCGGCCCTTACGGAAAGGCAAAGATTCAGGCTGAAGAGGAATGCCTTATATACCGGAAGAAGGGCTTCTGTGTTCCGATCCTAAGACCGAAATCATTTATCGGTCCTGAGCGCCTTGGTGTGTTTGCCCTGTTTTATGACTGGGCAAAAGACGGACACGGATTCCCGATGATCGGCTCAGGAAACAACCGTTACCAGCTGCTTGATGTTGAGGATCTCTGTGAAGCGGTATATAAAACCATGACGCTTGACACAGAAACGGTGAATGATACCTTTAACATCGGGGCAAAAGAATTTACCACAATGAAGGAAGATTATCAGGCAGTGCTTGATGAGGCCGGATTCGGAAAAAAGATTACCGGACTCCCTGAAAAGCCGGTAATATATACGCTGCGTCTGCTTGAAGCATTAAAGCTGAGCCCTTTGTATAAATGGGTGTATGAAACCGCGTCGAAAGACTCATTTGTTTCGATAGAAAAAGCGGAAAAGAAACTCAGCTTCGCGCCAAAGTATTCCAACAAAGACGCGCTGATCAGAAACTATAAGTGGTATCTGGAAAATCTGGACAAGTTTAAAGGAGAAAGTGGCATCTCCCACCGCCTACCCTGGAAGCAGGGCATACTCTCTCTTGCGAAAAAGTTTTTCTGA
- a CDS encoding nucleotide sugar dehydrogenase, whose protein sequence is MILGIIGLGYVGLPLAVEFGKKFKTIGFDINKKRVEDLKNFHDFTLEVSSEELKESKYISYTTNPEELRDVDVFIVTVPTPVDDYKIPDLTPLIKASETVGKVIKKGAVVVYESTVYPGCTEDDCIPVVEKFSGLKYNADFFAGYSPERINPGDKEHRVSTIKKVVSGSTPEIGAVLNNLYQSVITAGTHLAPTIKVAEAAKVIENSQRDINIAFVNELAMLFDAMGIDTLDVLEAAGTKWNFLNFRPGLVGGHCIGVDPYYLTHKAKSFGYHPEVILAGRRINDGMGAFVASKFIKLMIHEGHPIKGAKVLVMGITFKENCPDIRNSRVIDIINELKQFGCDVDVVDPWADPHEVKEEYGIDLVDKSLVTNHQSLTTYSGFILAVAHNEFKSLDFASLKKDGKIIYDVKGIISKDIVSDRL, encoded by the coding sequence ATCATACTTGGCATCATCGGCCTCGGCTATGTCGGACTTCCGCTTGCTGTTGAATTTGGCAAGAAATTTAAGACAATTGGTTTTGACATCAACAAAAAACGTGTTGAGGACCTAAAGAATTTTCATGACTTCACGCTTGAGGTAAGCAGTGAAGAGCTCAAAGAATCAAAATATATTTCTTATACAACTAATCCTGAAGAACTTCGGGATGTTGATGTCTTTATTGTAACAGTACCAACACCTGTTGATGATTATAAGATTCCTGATCTTACCCCGTTAATAAAAGCAAGTGAAACCGTTGGTAAAGTTATAAAAAAAGGCGCAGTGGTTGTGTATGAATCAACAGTATATCCTGGCTGCACAGAGGATGACTGTATTCCCGTGGTTGAGAAATTCAGCGGGTTAAAATATAATGCTGACTTTTTTGCTGGATACAGTCCTGAACGTATCAATCCGGGTGATAAAGAGCATCGGGTAAGTACCATAAAAAAAGTTGTCAGCGGAAGTACTCCGGAAATAGGAGCAGTTCTGAATAATCTGTATCAATCAGTGATAACTGCGGGTACACATTTAGCTCCGACTATAAAGGTTGCAGAAGCTGCAAAGGTCATAGAAAACTCACAGCGTGATATCAATATTGCATTTGTCAACGAACTGGCAATGCTCTTTGATGCAATGGGAATTGACACACTGGATGTTCTTGAAGCAGCAGGTACAAAATGGAATTTTTTGAACTTCCGCCCCGGTCTTGTTGGAGGACACTGCATAGGTGTCGATCCATATTACCTTACCCACAAAGCAAAGAGTTTCGGGTATCATCCGGAAGTAATTTTAGCAGGTCGCAGAATTAATGATGGCATGGGGGCATTTGTTGCATCAAAATTCATTAAACTGATGATTCATGAAGGTCATCCGATTAAAGGCGCCAAAGTTCTGGTAATGGGCATCACCTTTAAGGAAAATTGCCCTGACATTCGTAACTCAAGAGTTATTGATATCATCAACGAATTAAAACAATTTGGTTGCGATGTTGATGTAGTTGACCCTTGGGCAGATCCCCACGAAGTCAAAGAAGAATATGGCATAGACTTAGTCGACAAATCACTGGTCACTAATCACCAGTCACTAACCACTTATAGTGGTTTCATCCTTGCCGTCGCCCACAACGAATTCAAATCACTTGACTTTGCCTCACTTAAAAAAGATGGCAAAATCATATATGATGTCAAAGGTATTATTTCCAAAGACATCGTCAGCGACCGCCTCTAG
- a CDS encoding decaprenyl-phosphate phosphoribosyltransferase, with translation MIHSQLLISARPYQWIKNIFLFTPLIFSEHLFSGSYLMKSAAGFLMFSLASSAVYIFNDILDYERDKIHPLKRNRPIASGALKKSTASVFAGVLLAISLMGASWLSTEFLLVIGIYLLINLLYGIKLKEVILLDVFCISSGFLLRVVSGAVIIDVPISQWLLVCTLTMSLFLGFAKRRHELVLLGDDGGSHRKVLTEYSKEFLDQIITVLTTTTVISYLLYTISAETIAKFNTDKLIFTSLFVFYGVFRYIWLIDKNRGTGDPSKVLFGDAGIAASVALWFLSAIVIIYHYLP, from the coding sequence ATTATCCATTCTCAATTATTAATTAGCGCTCGCCCCTATCAGTGGATCAAAAACATTTTTTTGTTTACTCCATTGATCTTCTCGGAGCATTTGTTCTCCGGTTCGTATCTGATGAAGTCGGCGGCCGGATTCCTGATGTTCTCCCTCGCTTCAAGTGCGGTATATATCTTTAACGATATCCTCGACTATGAGCGTGATAAAATCCATCCGCTGAAGCGGAACCGTCCTATTGCCAGCGGGGCGCTGAAAAAAAGCACAGCATCAGTATTCGCGGGGGTTCTTCTGGCAATTTCACTGATGGGTGCATCATGGTTGAGTACTGAGTTTTTACTGGTGATCGGCATCTATCTGCTGATTAACCTCCTGTATGGAATAAAATTGAAAGAAGTCATTCTGCTGGATGTCTTCTGTATCTCATCGGGATTTTTGTTGAGGGTAGTGAGCGGAGCAGTAATCATTGATGTACCTATTTCCCAATGGCTGCTGGTTTGTACATTGACAATGTCACTTTTCCTTGGATTTGCCAAGCGTCGGCATGAATTGGTGCTGCTGGGAGATGACGGCGGTTCACACCGGAAAGTGCTGACTGAATACTCAAAAGAATTTCTTGATCAGATCATCACCGTTCTGACAACCACCACGGTGATTTCTTATCTTCTCTATACCATTTCCGCTGAGACGATAGCAAAGTTTAATACGGACAAACTGATCTTTACATCACTGTTTGTCTTTTACGGAGTCTTCAGATATATCTGGCTGATTGACAAAAACAGGGGGACGGGAGATCCGTCAAAAGTGCTCTTCGGTGATGCGGGAATTGCTGCTTCGGTAGCGCTCTGGTTTTTATCAGCAATAGTGATCATTTACCATTACCTGCCTTAA
- a CDS encoding phosphatidylglycerophosphatase A, whose product MLKAFGSGLWTGYIPFASGTWGSLMALGIYWLIPGFEKPEVIIPAILVVIALGIPVGTWFEKLYGKDPAECTIDEVAGMWISLLFLPKTLIWSVAAFLLWRAFDIIKPFGGKKLETLPGGWGIMLDDVVLGVYTMGVMNMFLVLSS is encoded by the coding sequence ATCCTTAAAGCGTTCGGTTCGGGACTCTGGACCGGATATATTCCCTTTGCCTCCGGTACTTGGGGTTCTCTTATGGCGCTTGGCATCTACTGGCTGATACCCGGATTTGAAAAACCGGAAGTAATAATTCCGGCAATACTGGTGGTAATTGCGCTGGGGATACCGGTTGGTACCTGGTTCGAAAAGCTTTACGGTAAAGATCCGGCTGAGTGCACTATTGATGAAGTGGCGGGCATGTGGATCAGCCTGCTTTTTCTTCCGAAAACGCTGATCTGGTCTGTTGCAGCATTTCTCCTCTGGCGGGCATTTGACATCATCAAACCCTTTGGCGGAAAAAAACTCGAAACCCTCCCCGGCGGCTGGGGCATCATGCTGGACGATGTGGTGCTGGGGGTATATACGATGGGGGTGATGAATATGTTCTTAGTGCTGAGTTCTTAG
- the wecB gene encoding UDP-N-acetylglucosamine 2-epimerase (non-hydrolyzing): MKKLKVMTVVGTRPEIIRLSRVMARLDESEAIEHVTVHTGQNYDYELNQIFYEDLGIRKPDYFLNAAASTPAATIGQILINIEPILLETKPDAFLVLGDTNSCLCAIPAKKMHIPIFHMEAGNRCFDQRVPEETNRKIVDHISDINLTYSEIAREYLLREGLPPDRIIKTGSPMFEVLNFYKEKIDKSDILSRLNLEKEKFFVVSAHREENINSHRNFDGLISSLNMIAEEYKMPVIVSTHPRTRKMVDEKGAKVNDLVQWMKPLGFSDYNALQINSFAVLSDSGTISEESSILNFRALNIREAHERPEAMEEASVLMVGLNPDRIMQGLKQLQYQQTGDQRNFRRVNDYSMPNVSDKVVRIIVGYVDYVKRVVWHNEK; this comes from the coding sequence ATGAAAAAACTTAAAGTCATGACCGTTGTTGGTACCCGTCCTGAAATCATCCGTCTTTCCAGGGTGATGGCACGGCTTGATGAGTCTGAAGCAATTGAACATGTGACGGTTCATACCGGTCAAAATTATGACTATGAATTAAATCAGATATTTTATGAAGATCTCGGTATCAGAAAGCCGGACTATTTTCTGAATGCTGCGGCTTCGACTCCGGCGGCAACAATAGGTCAGATTCTGATAAATATCGAACCAATACTCCTAGAAACAAAGCCGGATGCATTTCTGGTATTGGGAGATACAAACAGTTGCTTATGTGCCATTCCTGCAAAGAAAATGCATATCCCCATATTTCATATGGAAGCCGGGAACCGTTGTTTTGACCAGCGGGTGCCGGAGGAAACCAACAGAAAAATCGTTGATCACATTTCGGACATTAACCTGACTTACAGCGAAATAGCGCGTGAGTATCTTTTAAGAGAAGGATTGCCGCCGGACAGAATAATAAAAACCGGAAGTCCGATGTTTGAGGTGCTTAATTTTTATAAAGAGAAAATTGACAAATCAGATATTTTGAGTCGTCTTAATCTTGAAAAAGAGAAATTTTTTGTAGTTTCAGCACACCGTGAAGAAAATATTAACAGCCATAGAAATTTTGATGGCCTGATCAGTTCACTAAATATGATTGCCGAAGAATATAAGATGCCGGTAATAGTTAGTACTCATCCCCGTACAAGAAAGATGGTTGATGAGAAGGGAGCTAAGGTAAACGATCTTGTTCAGTGGATGAAACCTTTGGGTTTTAGTGATTATAATGCTTTGCAAATAAATTCCTTTGCTGTACTTTCTGATAGTGGTACTATAAGTGAGGAATCTTCTATTCTTAATTTTCGGGCTCTTAATATAAGAGAAGCACATGAGCGCCCGGAAGCCATGGAAGAAGCTTCAGTGCTGATGGTTGGCTTAAATCCCGACCGAATTATGCAAGGGTTAAAGCAACTTCAATATCAGCAGACTGGTGATCAGCGTAATTTTAGAAGGGTTAATGATTATTCTATGCCGAATGTTAGCGATAAGGTGGTGAGAATTATTGTGGGGTACGTTGATTATGTAAAGAGAGTGGTTTGGCATAATGAAAAATAA
- a CDS encoding SDR family oxidoreductase: MIRIGITGQAGFMGTHLYNFLGLQNGVERIPFSDEYFNHQNDLESFVAQCDVIVHLAAMNRHGDPKVIYDTNIRLVNSLITACERTSSKAHIVFSSSTQEERDNLYGKSKRDGRRLLEKWSEKNSSNFTGMIIPNVFGPFGNPHYNSVIATFCHQLARGESPKIEIDGELKLIYINELVYEFWKKITEKSQGNSVPDVEMYEVPFSKRIKVSEILALLRNYQEQYLSNGIIPSLQNSFEVSLFNTFRCYVPSEHYPVNFKLYTDNRGTFVEILRSGMPGQYSFSTTKPGITRGNHFHTRKIERFAVIKGKAEIAIRRIGSNDKIVYQLDGSDPSFVDMPVWHTHNITNTGNEELVTLFWINEPYDPADPDTWLEEV, encoded by the coding sequence ATGATAAGAATAGGAATTACTGGTCAGGCGGGGTTTATGGGGACTCACCTTTATAACTTTTTGGGGTTGCAAAATGGTGTTGAGCGTATCCCCTTCTCGGATGAATACTTTAACCATCAGAATGATCTTGAAAGCTTTGTGGCTCAGTGTGATGTAATTGTGCACTTAGCTGCGATGAACAGACATGGTGACCCTAAGGTGATATATGATACGAATATCAGACTGGTAAATTCACTTATAACAGCTTGTGAGCGGACATCATCCAAGGCTCATATAGTATTCTCTTCCTCTACACAGGAGGAGCGCGATAATCTTTATGGAAAGTCAAAGCGTGATGGAAGAAGGTTGCTGGAAAAATGGTCTGAGAAAAACAGTTCGAATTTTACAGGGATGATTATTCCCAATGTATTTGGTCCTTTTGGAAATCCCCATTATAATTCGGTGATTGCAACATTCTGCCATCAGCTTGCAAGAGGGGAATCCCCCAAAATTGAGATTGATGGGGAGTTAAAACTCATTTATATAAATGAACTGGTTTATGAATTTTGGAAGAAGATAACAGAGAAATCGCAAGGAAACAGTGTACCGGATGTTGAGATGTATGAAGTTCCCTTTTCTAAGAGGATAAAAGTATCTGAAATTCTTGCTCTTCTCAGAAATTATCAAGAACAGTATTTGTCAAATGGAATCATCCCGTCGCTGCAAAACAGTTTTGAAGTAAGTCTTTTTAATACTTTCAGATGTTATGTGCCATCTGAGCACTATCCTGTAAATTTTAAGCTGTATACAGACAATCGCGGAACGTTTGTTGAAATATTGCGGTCAGGAATGCCCGGGCAGTATTCTTTCTCAACCACAAAACCAGGGATTACAAGAGGCAATCATTTTCATACCAGGAAAATTGAACGCTTTGCAGTAATTAAAGGAAAAGCAGAAATAGCTATTCGCAGAATAGGTTCAAATGATAAAATTGTGTATCAGCTTGATGGTTCAGACCCGTCGTTCGTTGACATGCCGGTCTGGCACACACACAATATCACAAATACAGGTAATGAAGAACTGGTCACTCTTTTCTGGATTAACGAGCCCTATGATCCCGCTGACCCTGATACTTGGTTGGAAGAAGTTTGA
- the efp gene encoding elongation factor P, with the protein MGSTTDFKPGLVIRWNNELWTIVEFQHVNPGNWRAFVRAKLKNMKSGKVIENRFRAGESIDTVRVERKVCQFLYRDGNDFVVMDNETYDQFNVSIDLIGEGEKYMKESTNIDILFDGSVIIAIELPIFMNLKVTETVRGEKGDTVNNVQKPATLETGAVINVPLFVNEGDLIKVDTRDGSYVERVKA; encoded by the coding sequence ATGGGCTCAACAACAGATTTCAAACCGGGACTGGTTATCAGGTGGAATAACGAACTTTGGACGATTGTGGAATTTCAGCATGTGAATCCCGGCAACTGGCGTGCCTTCGTGCGGGCAAAGCTGAAGAACATGAAATCGGGCAAGGTGATTGAAAACCGTTTCCGTGCAGGTGAAAGCATTGACACCGTGAGGGTGGAGCGGAAAGTCTGCCAGTTCCTCTATCGTGACGGAAATGATTTTGTGGTGATGGACAATGAAACCTACGATCAGTTCAATGTCTCGATTGACCTGATTGGTGAAGGTGAAAAGTATATGAAGGAAAGCACCAATATTGACATCCTTTTTGATGGTTCGGTAATTATTGCGATCGAACTGCCAATCTTCATGAATCTTAAAGTAACCGAAACCGTCCGCGGTGAGAAGGGGGATACCGTGAATAATGTTCAGAAGCCTGCAACCCTTGAAACCGGTGCGGTGATTAACGTCCCCCTCTTTGTTAACGAAGGAGACTTAATAAAAGTTGACACCCGCGACGGCAGTTACGTCGAACGTGTAAAAGCTTAA
- a CDS encoding four helix bundle protein translates to MPLTSFTEIESWKEARELVKEIYLITDEGRMKVDFGYRDQIRRAGVSIMSNIAEGFDSGSNKSFINFLNYAYRSASEVESLIFVGVDVGYISTEKSKELLNRTDKIKKLIGGFIKYLKTKN, encoded by the coding sequence ATGCCCTTAACTTCCTTTACCGAAATCGAATCCTGGAAAGAAGCCCGTGAACTGGTAAAAGAGATATATCTCATTACAGATGAGGGACGAATGAAGGTTGATTTTGGTTATCGTGACCAAATACGGCGGGCTGGAGTCTCAATCATGTCGAATATAGCTGAAGGATTTGACAGCGGCAGCAACAAAAGTTTTATAAATTTTCTTAACTATGCATACCGTTCTGCATCAGAGGTTGAATCTTTGATTTTTGTTGGGGTTGATGTAGGTTACATCAGCACAGAAAAATCAAAAGAACTCCTGAACCGAACGGATAAAATCAAAAAATTAATTGGTGGTTTCATCAAATACCTAAAAACCAAAAACTAA